The genomic interval AATTCCTTTTCACGAAAGGAGATTTCCTGTATTACCCGATGCTGACCTGTTTCCTTGCATTCGCATTGCCCACCTTTGTGTATAAGACCTTTGAAAAGATGATGGCTATACCGGCGAAAGTGCATAAGTGGTGGCAATACCCTGCCTATCATGAACAGCCGGAAGTGAATGAAGAAGATATGAGAGACCTGATCGTGATTGGATTCGAGCTGGAGAAGAACAGCAAAGACAGCGACCGTACCTATTTCAGGGCACGCACACCCATTAAGATGGACCTGGGCGACCTGTTCTATCATTTTGTGAATGACTACAACGACCGCTATCCAAATACACCGATAGATGTGATGGATCAGAACGGACAGCCTTACGGATGGGTGTTCCACCTCAAGTCAAGATGGCTGGGAATAGCCCGCACGCTGGATCCTGAGAAGCCGGTGTTCATGAATGGTATGCAGGAAAATAGTGTGATCATTTGTAACAGGATCGTGTTGAACAACAATTGAATCATTGACCGTAGTAGTTGACCTGCACAGTTGATCCCTTATATGTAAACAATCATTTCTTACGTAAACA from Chitinophaga filiformis carries:
- a CDS encoding TssN family type VI secretion system protein, whose product is MILKAKIYLVLAAILAVGSLIVGLLSRYIKNFTLYKKKALWYLFLLTLAFAVISSIPFLFTHQNLVSQYLFYQVWFLGLGIAHCHIMYTRFWANERTLGSELSFIVAIWLFGGIGFMLVQFLFTKGDFLYYPMLTCFLAFALPTFVYKTFEKMMAIPAKVHKWWQYPAYHEQPEVNEEDMRDLIVIGFELEKNSKDSDRTYFRARTPIKMDLGDLFYHFVNDYNDRYPNTPIDVMDQNGQPYGWVFHLKSRWLGIARTLDPEKPVFMNGMQENSVIICNRIVLNNN